The Chloroflexota bacterium genome has a window encoding:
- a CDS encoding IS5/IS1182 family transposase, with protein sequence LKEWRAVATRYAKTSASYLAACQIRALALWIKLL encoded by the coding sequence ATCTCAAAGAATGGCGGGCAGTAGCCACCCGCTATGCCAAAACGTCGGCCTCTTACCTGGCTGCCTGCCAGATCAGAGCCCTGGCGCTCTGGATAAAACTACTTTGA